In Buchnera aphidicola (Aphis aurantii), one DNA window encodes the following:
- the dapA gene encoding 4-hydroxy-tetrahydrodipicolinate synthase, giving the protein MFTGSMVALITPMNKSGEICHSSLKNLIDYHVLNKTTAIVSVGTTGESATLSQEEHIKVVMLTLEMADKRIPIIAGTGANATNEAILLTKRFEKSGISACLTVTPYYNKPTQEGLYQHFKAISEHTELPQILYNVPSRTGCDLLPQTISRLSKFNNIIGIKEATGDLSRINQIKKIVKNNFLLISGDDATALDFIQLGGQGVISVTANIAAKEMTKMCLYALKGDFINARRINERLSLLHESLFIESNPIPIKWLAKKMGLIKNDTLRLPMTPISSAGKIQLEKALKYAKF; this is encoded by the coding sequence ATGTTCACAGGAAGTATGGTAGCTTTAATTACACCAATGAATAAATCAGGCGAAATCTGTCATTCTAGTTTAAAAAATTTAATTGACTATCATGTATTAAACAAAACCACAGCAATTGTTTCTGTCGGAACAACCGGAGAGTCAGCCACTTTAAGTCAAGAAGAACATATTAAAGTTGTAATGTTAACATTAGAAATGGCAGATAAACGAATTCCTATTATTGCAGGAACAGGTGCTAATGCAACAAATGAAGCTATATTATTAACTAAAAGATTTGAAAAATCAGGTATTTCTGCTTGTCTTACTGTAACTCCATATTATAATAAACCTACTCAAGAAGGATTATATCAACATTTCAAAGCGATTTCAGAGCATACAGAATTACCACAAATTTTATATAATGTACCAAGCCGTACTGGATGTGATTTACTTCCACAAACTATTTCTCGGTTATCTAAATTTAATAACATTATTGGGATAAAAGAAGCAACTGGAGATTTATCAAGAATTAATCAAATTAAAAAAATAGTCAAAAATAATTTTTTGTTGATTAGCGGAGATGATGCAACAGCATTAGATTTTATACAATTAGGTGGACAAGGAGTAATATCAGTAACAGCAAATATTGCGGCTAAGGAAATGACAAAAATGTGTTTATATGCATTAAAAGGTGATTTTATTAACGCAAGACGAATAAATGAACGATTATCTTTATTACACGAATCATTATTTATAGAATCAAATCCGATTCCAATTAAATGGCTGGCTAAAAAAATGGGTCTAATAAAAAATGATACACTTCGACTACCAATGACTCCAATTTCATCTGCTGGAAAAATTCAACTTGAAAAAGCTCTAAAATATGCTAAATTTTAA